The Paramisgurnus dabryanus chromosome 6, PD_genome_1.1, whole genome shotgun sequence genome has a window encoding:
- the abca4b gene encoding retinal-specific phospholipid-transporting ATPase ABCA4, translating to MNTSSQIRLLLWKNWTLRKRQKIRFLVEILWPVFLFIGLVWLRQANPLYRQHECHFPSKAMPSTGILPWIQGIFCNANNPCFRHQTRGESPGVVSNYHNSILARFYADSQELLFNDTEFQQLGRLWQEVSIMSNFMETLRTNPGLVAGKGLKVEYILKDDEILTSFLLRDAGLSVAVVDDLTNAEVRVEQFAYGVPDLSLKEIACSQALLERFLIFPSRRGLYGVRNAMCALSQQKLQKIEDVLYANIDFFKLFRLLPMVLDSHSAGIDLHFWGRVLSAVSDKLQELAERQSFKDLMRVMSSILQPGGPSSFSQLISTVSDLFCGYPEGEGTRVFSFNWYEDNNYKAFLGINSSRGHNTYVYDNTATPFCNALMQNLESNPVTKIVWNSVKPLLMGKILYTPDSPAVRKILKSANTTFEELERLLKMGKAWEEVGPQLWEFFQNSVQMNMIRDTLRNPTMMDFLDRRLKDTEITTKDILNFLQNGPEEHRYINTYNFDWRNVFRLIDETVRMFNQYSECISLNKFVGHMDENLMTHQALHLLEENKFWAGLVFTDMYPWTTDLPRHIKFKIRMDIDAVERTNKIKDRYWDPGPRADPVEDLRYIWGGFAYLQDMIEHGILKLQTGHDWPLGVYLQQMPYPCYVDDMFMLTLNRCFPIFMVLAWIYSVSMVVKSIVLEKEARLKDTLKAMGVSNGVIWYTWFIDSFLMMASSTVLLTGIIMAGKVLNYSNPIILFFFLLTFTVATIMQCFLMSVFFNKANLAAACSGIIYFTLYLPHIFCFAWQDRITKDMKLAVSLLSPVAFGFGTEYLSRYEEQGLGLQWDNIRTSPLEGDEYSFFTSIRMMLLDAVLYAVLAWYLDNVFPGQYGIGRPFYFPLQPSYWLKLTPPPSENPGPGPEEPLVENMEKQEQAENGGSSPEPRECNGSQSSKQCKHKEKRERLEKEREREEQMKMQDEEQIEHEEMQPVQNGNPFFESELDGLVTGVSVQDLVKVFSSSLRPAVDCLNMKFYEDQITSFLGHNGAGKTTTLSILTGLFPPTSGTAYIYGKDIRTEMDTIRQSLGMCPQYNILFNHLTVEEHILFYSMLKGRSLREAEREVENMLADLGLPHKRDEEAQNLSGGMQRKLSVAMAFVGGSKVVILDEPTSGVDPYSRRSIWDLLLKYRAGRTVILSTHHMDEADLLSDRVAIISKGKLHCSGSPLFLKNCFGVGFYLTLVRRMKDQRKKENECDCASECSCACSTCTKYKEESQTVQPERILDGNVESITTLIHHHVPEAKLIEVIGQEMTYLLPNKGFKHRAYASLFRELEETLGDMGLSSFGISDTSLEEIFLKVTADGEAANNSVTPEQWMLQQRKNGNGFLRHNVATSNDGGQEDANGVGNPAEGDNSAGRASRQIKGFSLTLKQFYALLVKRFHHATRSHKDFLAQIVLPSSFVLIALIFTMIVPPFGEYPSLTLSPWMYGAQFTFISNEQPSHPKMKYFIQTLLKEPGMGTRCMVNQPLEDLFTCLNTSSDWEDPPVFPEVSNILLSPEWQARNPSPSCECSTDSKLTMLPVCPAGAGGLPPRQRKEPTGDILLDFTNRNISDYLVKTYPGLIKSSLKSKYWVNEQRYGGLSVGGQLPILDVDPEEIQNALSQLGRMMNISGGRYSKFAMQEIGTFLRYMESEYNVKVWYNNKGWHAMVSFLNVANNAILRAYLPPHVNPSDYGITVINHPLNLTKEQLSEVTVLTTSVDAVVAICVIFAMSFIPASFVLYLIQERATKAKHLQFVSGVSPLVYWVANFFWDMINYSASTAMVVGIFVGFDKKCYTSPTNLPALITLLFLYGWSVTPMMYPMSYIFRIPSTAYVSLSCINLFIGINSSAITFILELFENNRSLLMFNAVLKKVLLIFPHFCLGRGLIDMAMNQAVTDVYARFGEEFAVDPFKWDFLGKNCVCMAVEGFVYFILNLLIQYKFFLNYWVSDSVRGPVKDEDADVAQERERINKGGNKNDILLIRDLSKTYRGRKRQAVSRISVGVPAGECFGLLGVNGAGKTTTFKMLTGDSDVTSGEASVAGYSILTNILDVHQNMGYCPQFDALDELLTGREHLYLYARLRGIPESEIGRVAEWAIQKLGLSEYAGRCAGTYSGGNRRKLSTAIAMIGCPPLVLLDEPTTGMDPHSRRFLWTAILSIIRDGRAVVLTSHSMEECEALCTRLAIMVNGTFKCLGTIQHLKYKFGGGYVVTMKIKASKPGLSPDLLPAESFMESSFPGCIQREKHYNTLQYEIAAASLARVFQLVLANKERLNIEDYSVSQTTLDQVFVNFAKQQSGEDDSSPSQPRASGLKRDKKISPLRKVVTKSR from the exons ATGAACACGAGCAGCCAGATCCGTCTGCTATTATGGAAGAACTGGACGCTCCGCAAGAGACAAAAG ATTCGCTTCCTGGTAGAGATTCTGTGGCCTGTTTTTTTATTCATCGGACTGGTGTGGCTACGACAAGCCAACCCCCTGTATCGCCAACATGAAT GTCATTTTCCCAGCAAGGCTATGCCCTCCACAGGAATTCTGCCTTGGATCCAAGGGATTTTCTGCAATGCAAATAACCCCTGTTTTCGCCACCAAACTCGAGGAGAGTCACCTGGGGTCGTTTCGAACTACCACAACTCCAT ACTGGCCCGATTCTATGCAGACTCTCAGGAGCTTCTATTCAATGACACTGAGTTTCAACAGCTTGGTCGTCTATGGCAAGAAGTCTCTATCATGAGCAACTTCATGGAGACACTGCGCACCAATCCTGGACTGGTGGCAG GAAAAGGCCTAAAGGTTGAGTACATCTTGAAAGACGATGAGATTCTGACCTCATTCTTGTTGAGGGATGCTGGACTTTCAGTGGCTGTGGTGGATGATCTTACAAATGCAGAAGTTCGGGTTGAGCAA TTTGCATATGGAGTCCCGGATCTGTCCCTGAAGGAGATCGCCTGTAGCCAGGCTCTCCTGGAGCGATTCCTCATTTTCCCCAGTCGCAGAGGACTGTATGGGGTTCGCAACGCCATGTGTGCCCTTTCCCAGCAGAAACTACAGAAAATTGAGGATGTGCTTTATGCCAACATAGACTTCTTTAAGCTCTTCCGGCTG TTGCCCATGGTGCTGGATAGTCACTCAGCTGGGATAGACCTGCACTTCTGGGGTCGTGTTCTTTCAGCAGTGTCTGACAAACTTCAGGAG CTGGCAGAGAGGCAGAGCTTTAAAGACTTGATGCGGGTGATGTCCTCCATCTTGCAGCCAGGTGGTCCCTCTTCATTCAGTCAGCTGATATCCACCGTCTCAGATCTGTTCTGTGGTTACCCTGAGGGTGAAGGCACCCGGGTCTTCTCCTTCAACTGGTATGAAGATAACAACTACAAAGCATTCTTGGGCATCAACAGCTCCAGAGGACACAACACCTACGTCTATGACAACACTGCAA CTCCGTTCTGTAATGCACTGATGCAGAACCTGGAGTCAAACCCTGTTACGAAAATCGTTTGGAATTCTGTGAAGCCTCTGCTGATGGGAAAGATCTTATACACCCCAGACTCCCCTGCTGTCAGAAAGATATTAAAGAGT GCCAACACTACATTTGAGGAGCTGGAAAGGTTGCTGAAGATGGGGAAGGCTTGGGAAGAGGTTGGACCCCAGCTCTGGGAGTTCTTTCAGAACAGTGTTCAGATGAACATGATCCGA GACACACTCAGAAACCCCACAATGATGGACTTCCTGGACAGGCGTCTTAAAGACACAGAAATCACCACAAAAGACATCCTCAACTTCCTGCAGAATGGGCCAGAAGAgcacagatatataaacacGTATAACTTTGACTGGAGAAATGTCTTTAGGCTTATTGATGAGACTGTTCGAATGTTCAACCAGTACAGTGAG TGTATAAGCCTGAATAAGTTTGTGGGTCACATGGATGAGAACCTGATGACCCATCAAGCTCTTCACCTGCTGGAGGAGAATAAGTTCTGGGCAGGCCTAGTCTTCACAGACATGTACCCCTGGACCACAGACCTGCCACGACACATCAAGTTCAAGATACGAATGGATATAGATGCAGTGGAACGTACCAACAAGATTAAAGACAG GTACTGGGACCCTGGTCCCAGGGCAGACCCCGTGGAGGACCTTCGCTATATCTGGGGAGGTTTTGCCTACCTGCAGGATATGATTGAACATGGTATCCTCAAGTTACAGACAGGTCATGACTGGCCTTTGGGTGTTTATCTGCAGCAGATGCCCTACCCCTGTTATGTGGATGACAT GTTTATGCTCACCCTAAACCGCTGTTTTCCCATCTTCATGGTGCTGGCATGGATCTACTCTGTGTCTATGGTGGTGAAGAGCATTGTGCTGGAGAAGGAGGCAAGGCTGAAGGATACACTGAAGGCCATGGGTGTCTCTAATGGAGTCATTTGGTATACCTGGTTTATTGACAGTTTCCTTATGATGGCCTCCAGCACTGTTCTGCTGACTGGAATTATCATG GCTGGAAAAGTGCTCAATTACAGCAATCCCATCATCCTCTTCTTTTTCCTCCTGACGTTTACGGTGGCTACTATCATGCAGTGCTTCCTCATGAGcgtcttctttaacaaagccaACCTGGCTGCGGCCTGCAGTGGCATCATTTACTTCACCCTCTACCTCCCTCACATTTTCTGTTTCGCCTGGCAGGACCGCATTACCAAAGACATGAAGCTAGCCGTG AGCTTGCTGTCACCAGTGGCCTTTGGGTTTGGCACAGAGTATCTATCTCGCTATGAAGAGCAAGGCCTAGGTCTGCAGTGGGACAATATCCGCACGAGCCCACTCGAGGGCGACGAGTACTCCTTTTTCACTTCTATACGCATGATGCTATTAGATGCAGTTCTCTACGCTGTTCTAGCTTGGTATCTTGACAACGTCTTTCCAG GCCAGTATGGCATCGGTCGGCCATTTTACTTCCCTCTTCAACCCTCATACTGGCTAAAGTTGACACCCCCACCTTCAGAGAACCCTGGTCCAG GGCCTGAGGAACCTCTGGTTGAAAACATGGAAAAGCAGGAACAGGCGGAGAACGGCGGCAGTTCGCCAGAGCCGAGGGAGTGCAATGGCTCTCAAAGCAGCAAACAATGCAAGCACAAGGAGAAAAGAGAAAGGCTAGAGAAGGAGAGGGAGCGTGAGGAGCAGATGAAGATGCAGGATGAGGAACAGATTGAGCATGAGGAGATGCAGCCTGtgcaaaatg GGAATCCCTTCTTTGAGTCAGAACTAGACGGGCTGGTAACAGGAGTATCAGTGCAGGATTTGGTGAAAGTGTTTTCCAGTTCCTTGAGACCTGCAGTCGACTGTCTCAATATGAAATTCTACGAGGACCAGATCACTTCCTTCCTGGGCCACAATGGGGCAGGGAAGACCACCACCTT GTCCATATTGACTGGATTGTTCCCGCCCACCTCTGGAACTGCTTACATATATGGCAAAGACATCCGTACAGAGATGGATACCATAAGACAATCTTTGGGCATGTGTCCACAATACAACATCCTCTTTAACCA TCTGACAGTAGAGGAGCATATTCTCTTCTACTCTATGCTGAAGGGTCGAAGCCTTAGGGAAGCAGAGCGGGAGGTCGAGAACATGTTGGCGGACCTGGGATTGCCTCATAAAAGAGATGAGGAGGCTCAGAACCTCTCTG GGGGTATGCAGAGGAAACTGTCAGTGGCTATGGCATTTGTGGGTGGTTCTAAAGTGGTCATCCTGGATGAACCAACTTCAGGAGTGGACCCCTACTCTAGACGCTCCATCTGGGACCTGCTGCTCAAGTACCGTGCAG GACGCACAGTAATACTGTCTACGCATCACATGGACGAGGCAGACCTGCTAAGTGACAGAGTTGCTATCATTTCCAAAGGTAAactgcactgcagtggttctccTCTCTTCCTGAAGAACTGTTTTGGAGTTGGATTTTACCTCACACTGGTGCGTCGCATGAAAGACCAGCGCAAGAAAGAG AACGAGTGTGACTGTGCATCTGAATGTTCCTGCGCATGTTCCACATGCACCAAATATAAAGAGGAGAGTCAGACGGTTCAGCCTGAGAGAATTCTGGATG GGAACGTGGAGAGCATCACTACTCTGATTCATCACCATGTACCCGAGGCAAAGCTAATTGAAGTGATTGGCCAAGAGATGACCTACCTGCTGCCAAATAAAGGTTTTAAGCATCGTGCTTACGCCAGTCTCTTCAGAGAACTGGAGGAAACATTGGGTGACATGGGCCTCAGCAGCTTTGGAATATCTGACACCTCACTCGAGGAG ATTTTTTTGAAGGTTACAGCAGATGGAGAAGCAGCCAACAACTCTGTCACACCAG AGCAATGGATGCTACAACAGAGGAAAAATGGCAATGGTTTCTTGAGACACAATGTGGCCACTAGTAATGATGGTGGCCAAGAAG ATGCCAATGGCGTGGGAAACCCTGCAGAAGGTGACAACAGTGCGGGAAGAGCATCCAGGCAGATTAAAGGATTTAGCCTGACACTCAAGCAGTTCTATGCATTACTAGTAAAGAGATTTCACCATGCCACTCGTAGCCATAAAGATTTCCTTGCTCAG ATTGTTTTGCCATCCAGCTTTGTACTTATTGCTTTAATCTTCACCATGATTGTTCCACCATTTGGAGAGTATCCCAGCCTGACCCTCTCTCCATGGATGTATGGAGCACAGTTCACTTTCATAAG TAATGAGCAGCCATCTCATCCTAAGATGAAATACTTCATACAGACATTGCTGAAAGAACCTGGCATGGGAACTCGCTGTATGGTGAATCAGCCTTTGGA GGACCTTTTTACCTGCTTAAACACATCCTCTGATTGGGAAGATCCTCCAGTATTTCCTGAGGTCAGCAACATCTTATTAAGCCCAGAGTGGCAGGCCAGAAACCCCTCCCCTTCCTGTGAGTGCAGCACCGATTCAAAGCTCACCATGTTACCAGTGTGTCCAGCTGGAGCTGGAGGACTGCCACCACGTCAG AGAAAAGAGCCGACGGGAGACATTTTGCTTGACtttacaaacagaaatatttctgACTACTTGGTGAAGACTTACCCAGGTCTCATCAAGAGCAG TTTGAAGAGCAAATATTGGGTAAATGAACAAAG GTACGGTGGACTCTCTGTTGGTGGACAACTGCCAATTCTTGATGTGGATCCTGAGGAGATCCAAAATGCTCTGTCTCAACTTGGACGTATGATGAATATTTCAGGG GGTCGCTATTCAAAGTTTGCCATGCAAGAAATAGGAACTTTCTTGCGCTACATGGAGAGTGAGTACAATGTTAAG GTGTGGTATAATAACAAAGGTTGGCACGCCATGGTCTCGTTCCTGAACGTGGCTAACAATGCTATTCTCCGAGCTTATCTGCCACCTCACGTCAATCCATCAGATTATGGCATTACTGTCATCAACCACCCACTTAACCTCACTAAAGAGCAGCTCTCAGAGGTCACTGT TCTGACCACATCAGTGGATGCAGTGGTTGCCATCTGCGTCATCTTTGCCATGTCTTTCATTCCAGCAAGCTTTGTCCTCTACCTCATTCAGGAACGTGCCACCAAGGCCAAACATCTGCAGTTTGTTAGTGGAGTCAGTCCTCTGGTCTACTGGGTTGCCAACTTTTTCTGGGACATG ATAAACTACTCTGCCAGCACGGCGATGGTTGTGGGTATTTTTGTGGGTTTTGATAAGAAATGCTACACATCACCCACCAATCTCCCAGCGCTTATCACACTGCTGTTTCTCTATGG GTGGTCAGTGACGCCCATGATGTACCCCATGTCTTACATCTTCAGAATTCCCAGCACGGCATACGTGTCTCTCTCCTGCATTAATCTCTTCATCGGTATCAACAGCAGTGCCATCACTTTCATCTTAGAGCTCTTTGAGAATAATAGG TCTTTGCTGATGTTTAATGCGGTGCTGAAGAAAGTGTTGCTGATCTTTCCTCACTTCTGTCTCGGTCGAGGACTCATTGATATGGCTATGAATCAGGCTGTGACTGATGTCTATGCTAGGTTTG GGGAGGAGTTTGCAGTGGATCCATTCAAATGGGACTTTTTAGGGAAGAACTGTGTCTGCATGGCTGTGGAGGGTTTTGTGTACTTCATCCTTAATCTGCTCATCCAGTACAAATTTTTCCTTAATTACTG GGTGTCTGACAGTGTGAGAGGTCCCGTTAAAGATGAAGATGCTGATGTAGCTCAGGAAAGAGAGAGGATTAACAAAGGGGGAAACAAGAATGACATTCTTCTGATCCGAGACTTGTCAAAA ACGTACAGGGGCAGAAAAAGGCAAGCTGTGAGCAGAATCTCTGTGGGAGTTCCTGCAGGAGAG TGCTTTGGGCTGCTTGGTGTGAATGGTGCAGGTAAAACCACAACCTTTAAAATGCTGACTGGAGACTCAGATGTGACTTCAGGGGAAGCATCAGTAGCTGGATACAG TATTCTTACCAACATCCTGGATGTGCATCAGAACATGGGCTACTGCCCTCAGTTTGATGCCTTAGATGAGCTGCTGACGGGGAGGGAGCACCTGTATCTGTATGCTCGCCTCCGCGGTATCCCTGAGTCTGAGATCGGCAGA GTGGCGGAGTGGGCCATTCAGAAGCTGGGTCTTTCTGAATATGCAGGCCGATGTGCTGGTACCTACAGTGGTGGCAACAGGAGGAAGCTGTCTACTGCTATTGCCATGATTGGCTGTCCTCCTCTGGTGCTACTG GATGAGCCAACTACAGGAATGGACCCTCACTCTCGCCGGTTCCTGTGGACCGCCATTCTGAGTATCATTCGTGATGGAAGGGCAGTCGTTTTGACATCTCACAG CATGGAAGAGTGTGAGGCCCTTTGCACCCGTTTGGCCATCATGGTCAATGGCACATTTAAATGTCTGGGAACAATCCAGCACCTGAAATACAA